In Hydrogenovibrio thermophilus, the following are encoded in one genomic region:
- a CDS encoding ethanolamine ammonia-lyase subunit EutB — translation MAQYHYTLGQLVYRFDDLKDLMAKATPLRSGDVLAQVAAKTEEERMAARFALAELPLKTFLNEAVVPYESDEVTRLIMDDWDETAFEPIAHLTVGDFRDWLLDYDTDAAALATVEAGLTPEMAAAVSKLMRNQDLILVASKKEVVTRFRNTIGLKGGLSTRLQPNHPTDSTQGIIASTLDGLLNGSGDAVIGINPATDNVQAASALIRLLDEVRQRYDIPMQSCVLTHVTNSMVMMERNEPVDLVFQSIAGTEGANKTFGIDLAVLAEAHEAALSLKRGTVGDNVMYFETGQGSALSSGFFHGVDQQTLETRAYAVARKFRPLLVNTVVGFIGPEYLFDGKQIIRAGLEDHFCGKLLGVPMGCDICYTNHAEADQNDMDNLLTLLGTAGVNFIMGIPGADDIMLNYQTTSFHDANYLRQVLGKKPAPEFERWLRDMGIQDAAGHLLPENQPTPLLTNQTFGGEV, via the coding sequence ATGGCTCAGTATCACTACACTTTAGGGCAACTGGTCTATCGCTTTGACGACTTGAAGGATTTGATGGCGAAAGCCACGCCTTTGCGGTCCGGCGATGTGCTGGCACAAGTGGCGGCCAAAACCGAAGAGGAACGGATGGCGGCCCGTTTCGCGCTGGCGGAATTGCCGTTGAAAACGTTCTTGAATGAAGCCGTGGTGCCTTACGAATCGGATGAGGTGACGCGTCTGATTATGGACGATTGGGACGAAACCGCGTTTGAACCGATTGCCCATTTGACGGTGGGCGACTTCCGGGACTGGTTGTTGGATTACGATACCGATGCCGCGGCCTTGGCGACGGTGGAAGCCGGTTTAACTCCGGAAATGGCGGCGGCGGTCTCGAAGCTGATGCGCAACCAGGATTTGATTCTGGTGGCCAGCAAAAAAGAGGTGGTCACGCGTTTCCGGAATACCATAGGCTTGAAAGGCGGGCTGTCGACACGTCTGCAACCCAATCATCCGACCGACAGTACGCAAGGCATTATTGCCTCGACCTTGGACGGTTTACTGAACGGTTCGGGCGATGCGGTCATCGGCATCAATCCGGCCACGGACAATGTTCAGGCGGCCTCGGCTTTGATTCGGTTGCTTGATGAAGTGCGGCAACGTTACGACATTCCGATGCAGTCCTGCGTGTTGACCCACGTCACCAACAGCATGGTGATGATGGAACGCAACGAGCCGGTGGATTTGGTGTTTCAGTCGATTGCCGGAACCGAGGGTGCCAATAAAACCTTCGGTATTGATTTAGCGGTGCTGGCCGAAGCGCATGAGGCGGCCTTGTCGCTGAAGCGGGGCACGGTTGGCGATAATGTGATGTATTTCGAAACCGGTCAGGGCAGCGCCCTGTCGTCCGGTTTTTTTCATGGCGTCGATCAGCAAACGCTGGAGACACGAGCTTACGCCGTGGCGCGCAAGTTCCGGCCGTTGTTGGTGAATACGGTGGTCGGTTTTATCGGCCCGGAATATCTGTTCGACGGTAAGCAGATTATCCGTGCCGGGCTGGAAGACCATTTCTGCGGCAAGCTGCTGGGCGTGCCGATGGGGTGCGATATCTGTTACACCAATCACGCCGAAGCCGACCAGAACGATATGGATAACCTGCTGACGTTGCTTGGCACGGCCGGAGTCAATTTCATTATGGGCATTCCCGGCGCCGACGACATCATGCTCAATTATCAGACCACGTCCTTCCACGATGCCAATTATTTGCGACAGGTGTTGGGTAAAAAACCGGCTCCGGAGTTCGAGCGCTGGCTACGGGATATGGGGATTCAGGATGCGGCCGGGCACCTGTTACCCGAAAACCAGCCGACGCCGTTATTGACGAATCAAACGTTTGGGGGCGAAGTATGA
- a CDS encoding ABC transporter permease, translated as MKTTSEKEENGAETPKRFRQAWLKDWLKQTGFLLSLPVMILFFAGFIGPLLLVGIYSFMPSKEFGLDHVPTLENYADIFSSSYYLSFGWSLILALVTTVLLILISWPVAYGLAKSFKRSMILTLILVLPLFVSENVRLFGWVLMLVNHGVLDGSLNAMFGVDLPSLLYNVPVILLGLLYTYLPFMLFPMVLGISMIPESCREASFDMGANRWQVFKEIELPLAMPGILIGSLLTFVLVMGSISEAKILGGQSIIMISHDIETAFTYAQNWPLGSALATLLILLIGALVLTLLSKLDLDRLFGRKK; from the coding sequence ATGAAAACGACATCCGAAAAAGAAGAAAACGGCGCCGAAACGCCTAAGCGTTTTCGCCAGGCCTGGCTGAAAGACTGGTTGAAGCAGACCGGGTTTTTGTTGTCGCTGCCAGTGATGATTCTGTTTTTCGCCGGCTTCATCGGACCTTTACTGTTGGTCGGTATCTACAGTTTCATGCCGTCGAAAGAATTCGGACTGGACCATGTGCCGACGCTGGAAAACTATGCTGATATTTTCAGCAGCAGTTATTACCTGTCGTTCGGTTGGTCGTTGATTCTGGCATTGGTGACCACGGTGTTGTTGATTCTGATCAGCTGGCCGGTCGCCTATGGGTTGGCGAAAAGCTTTAAGCGCTCGATGATTTTGACGCTGATTTTGGTGTTGCCGTTATTCGTATCGGAAAACGTGCGTCTGTTCGGCTGGGTGCTGATGCTGGTGAATCACGGGGTGCTGGACGGCTCCCTGAACGCCATGTTCGGCGTGGATTTGCCGAGTTTGCTGTACAACGTGCCGGTGATTCTGCTGGGATTGCTGTACACCTATCTGCCGTTCATGTTGTTCCCGATGGTGCTGGGCATTTCCATGATTCCCGAATCCTGTCGCGAGGCCAGCTTCGATATGGGCGCCAACCGCTGGCAGGTGTTCAAGGAAATTGAATTGCCGTTGGCCATGCCGGGCATTCTTATCGGTTCCCTGTTGACCTTCGTGTTGGTGATGGGGTCGATTTCCGAAGCCAAAATCTTGGGTGGCCAATCCATCATCATGATTTCGCACGATATCGAAACCGCGTTTACCTATGCGCAGAACTGGCCGTTAGGCTCGGCACTGGCGACCCTGTTGATTTTGTTGATTGGGGCTTTGGTTCTGACCCTGTTGTCGAAACTCGATTTAGACCGTTTGTTCGGTCGTAAGAAATAA
- the eutC gene encoding ethanolamine ammonia-lyase subunit EutC, whose amino-acid sequence MKASQPQVLQDLAKLKHITEARIGLKRAGSSLASKEVLTFDLDHARARDAVHLPFQPEALAEPIEALGVSTLTIESAAADRMTYLQRPDLGRKLGLESRTLLQQQTQSQAQESTEADVCIVIGDGLSSKAIQQNAVPFLSVLLPLCRAKDWRLTPVHLATQARVALADEVGEQYGAKLAVVLIGERPGLSAANSMGIYMTYEPRVGRSDAERNCISNIRPGGQSYEQAADLLVRLMEGALQKRLSGVGLKDDSEETPLIE is encoded by the coding sequence ATGAAGGCGTCTCAGCCGCAGGTTTTACAGGATTTGGCGAAACTCAAACACATCACCGAGGCGCGCATCGGTTTGAAGCGAGCGGGTTCCAGTCTGGCGTCAAAGGAGGTGCTGACGTTCGATTTAGACCACGCCCGTGCGCGCGATGCGGTGCATTTGCCGTTTCAACCCGAAGCCTTGGCAGAGCCAATCGAGGCGTTGGGCGTGTCGACCCTGACGATTGAATCGGCTGCCGCGGACCGTATGACTTATTTACAGCGCCCGGATTTGGGGCGCAAGTTGGGGCTGGAGTCCCGCACCTTGTTGCAGCAACAAACACAATCACAGGCACAAGAAAGCACGGAAGCCGATGTCTGCATCGTCATTGGCGACGGTTTGTCGTCCAAGGCGATTCAACAGAATGCCGTGCCGTTTTTATCGGTTTTGTTGCCGCTGTGTCGGGCCAAAGACTGGCGACTGACGCCGGTGCATCTCGCCACTCAGGCACGTGTGGCCTTGGCGGATGAAGTGGGAGAACAGTACGGTGCAAAACTGGCGGTGGTTCTGATTGGCGAACGCCCCGGTTTGAGTGCGGCGAACAGTATGGGCATTTACATGACTTACGAGCCGCGTGTCGGCCGTTCCGATGCCGAGCGCAACTGCATTTCCAATATCCGCCCGGGCGGCCAAAGTTACGAGCAGGCGGCGGATTTGCTGGTGCGGTTGATGGAAGGTGCTTTGCAAAAGCGGTTGTCCGGCGTGGGTTTGAAAGACGATTCCGAAGAAACGCCGTTGATTGAATAA
- a CDS encoding class-III pyridoxal-phosphate-dependent aminotransferase: MASEQKQAFLERTKKVWNPGKTQDWIDTGVDIVIDRREGYCFWDMDGHRLINMHLNGGVYNLGHRNPEVIQAVTDAMQHFDIGNHHFPSLMRTELAEKLLATAPENMQYAIFASGGGEAIDIALKSARHATGKKKIVSLQNCYHGHTGLSVKTGAPRFNEIFLTEPEADQFVQVPFNDLEAMEEALSGKDVACVIIESIPATYGFPMPAPGYLQAVKALCEKYQALYVADEVQTGLMRTGQMWCCTGYGVEPDLLVTGKGLSGGIYPIAAVLVTEQAGQWLTEDGWAHMSTFGGSEIGCAAAIKTLEVAQRPETLENIQLISEYFDQALADLQTLYPDFFVGVRKNGLVMGLEFDYPRGAELVMQELYKQGVWAIYSALDPRVLQFKAGLLMSLELSKEVMDILEYSIDAVVKSLPKT, encoded by the coding sequence ATGGCAAGTGAACAAAAACAGGCCTTTTTAGAGAGAACCAAAAAGGTTTGGAACCCGGGGAAAACCCAGGATTGGATCGATACCGGCGTCGATATTGTCATCGACCGACGCGAAGGCTATTGCTTTTGGGATATGGACGGGCACCGTCTGATCAATATGCATTTGAACGGCGGGGTCTATAACCTCGGGCATCGCAACCCGGAAGTGATTCAGGCGGTGACCGACGCCATGCAACATTTTGACATCGGTAACCACCATTTTCCGTCTTTGATGCGTACCGAACTGGCGGAAAAACTGCTGGCGACGGCACCGGAAAATATGCAATACGCCATCTTCGCCAGCGGCGGGGGCGAGGCCATCGACATCGCTTTGAAGTCGGCGCGCCATGCCACCGGCAAGAAGAAAATCGTGTCGTTGCAGAACTGTTACCACGGCCATACCGGTCTGTCGGTGAAAACCGGCGCGCCGCGTTTCAATGAGATTTTCTTAACCGAACCCGAAGCTGACCAGTTCGTTCAGGTGCCGTTTAATGATTTGGAGGCGATGGAAGAGGCGTTGTCCGGGAAGGATGTAGCCTGTGTCATCATCGAAAGCATTCCGGCGACTTACGGTTTCCCGATGCCGGCCCCCGGCTATTTGCAAGCGGTGAAGGCCTTGTGTGAAAAATACCAGGCCTTGTATGTGGCGGATGAAGTACAGACCGGCCTGATGCGAACCGGCCAGATGTGGTGTTGCACCGGCTATGGTGTGGAACCGGATTTACTGGTCACCGGTAAAGGATTGTCCGGCGGGATTTATCCAATCGCCGCCGTGTTGGTGACCGAGCAAGCCGGTCAATGGTTGACCGAAGACGGTTGGGCGCATATGTCCACTTTCGGCGGCTCGGAAATCGGTTGTGCCGCGGCCATTAAAACTCTGGAAGTGGCACAACGACCCGAAACACTGGAAAACATTCAGCTTATCAGCGAGTATTTTGATCAGGCGCTGGCCGACTTACAGACCCTGTACCCGGACTTCTTCGTCGGTGTTCGTAAGAACGGCCTGGTGATGGGGCTGGAATTCGATTACCCGAGAGGGGCCGAACTGGTAATGCAGGAACTTTATAAACAGGGCGTTTGGGCGATTTATTCTGCGCTGGACCCGAGAGTGTTGCAGTTCAAAGCCGGTTTGTTGATGTCGCTGGAGTTATCGAAAGAGGTTATGGACATTCTGGAGTATTCCATTGATGCGGTGGTGAAATCGTTACCGAAGACCTAA
- a CDS encoding acetamidase/formamidase family protein: MCQCGQHTIHALGKQQSHCGWDCDNRPELTVAPGDCIDIEVHDASGGQLSLDSGVDDVINFDFDRINPVTGPVWVEGAEPGDALKVTLLDYEPSGWGWTANIPGFGLLADEFEEAALHLWQYDPDSLSPALFNEFAKVPLKPFAGTIGVAPPEKGFHSIVPPRRWGGNMDIRDLAKGSELWLPVGVEGALFSIGDTHAAQGDGEVCGTAIESPMTVSVKLELEKAQNLPAPKFATPGPVTRHLDAEGYHVTTGVNHDLMTAARDAVRYMIDELQKQHQLAAMDAYMLCSVCGDLRISEIVDAPNWIVSFYFPKSVFS, encoded by the coding sequence ATGTGTCAATGCGGCCAACATACGATTCATGCGCTGGGCAAACAGCAAAGCCATTGCGGATGGGATTGTGATAATCGTCCCGAATTGACGGTGGCGCCCGGTGATTGCATCGACATAGAGGTGCACGATGCGTCGGGCGGTCAGTTATCGTTGGACTCCGGCGTGGATGACGTCATTAATTTCGATTTCGATCGAATCAATCCGGTCACCGGACCGGTTTGGGTGGAAGGGGCCGAACCCGGCGATGCCTTGAAAGTCACGCTGCTGGATTACGAACCGTCCGGCTGGGGCTGGACCGCCAACATTCCGGGCTTCGGCTTATTGGCGGACGAGTTCGAAGAGGCGGCTTTACACCTTTGGCAGTATGATCCGGACAGTTTGTCGCCGGCGTTATTCAATGAATTTGCGAAAGTGCCCTTGAAACCCTTTGCCGGCACCATTGGCGTGGCACCGCCGGAAAAAGGGTTTCACAGCATTGTGCCACCGCGGCGTTGGGGCGGAAACATGGATATTCGTGACCTTGCCAAAGGCAGCGAGCTTTGGCTGCCGGTCGGTGTTGAAGGCGCCTTGTTCTCCATTGGCGATACCCACGCCGCGCAAGGTGACGGCGAGGTGTGCGGTACCGCGATTGAAAGTCCGATGACGGTATCGGTGAAGCTGGAATTGGAAAAGGCGCAGAATCTGCCCGCGCCGAAATTTGCCACACCGGGGCCGGTCACGCGTCATTTGGATGCCGAAGGGTATCACGTCACCACCGGCGTCAATCATGACTTGATGACCGCTGCCCGTGATGCGGTGCGTTACATGATCGACGAGTTGCAGAAACAGCATCAGTTGGCGGCGATGGATGCTTATATGTTGTGCAGTGTGTGCGGCGATTTGAGAATCAGTGAAATCGTCGATGCCCCCAACTGGATCGTCTCGTTTTATTTTCCGAAATCGGTTTTCTCATAG
- the fabG gene encoding 3-oxoacyl-ACP reductase FabG produces the protein MLTSIQGKTVLITGASKGIGRGIAKVFAKQGANTVIVARHLDAAQAVADELKAAGYEAMGVAADVADKASLQSAVQTAVEAYGGLDILCANAGIFPSASLEEMTEEDWDTVMNTNLKGTLFSVQTCLPELKKSGAGRVVITSSITGPITGFPGWSHYGASKAGQLGFIRTAAIELAKYGITVNAVMPGNILTEGLEDMGDDYLTQMASSIPLKRLGSVEDIANAMLYFASEEAGYVTGQTIVVDGGQVLPESLEAVG, from the coding sequence ATGTTGACATCCATTCAAGGAAAAACCGTTTTAATCACCGGTGCCAGTAAGGGCATTGGGCGTGGCATTGCTAAAGTGTTCGCCAAGCAAGGCGCCAATACCGTCATCGTAGCGCGGCATTTAGACGCCGCTCAAGCCGTGGCCGATGAATTAAAGGCCGCCGGTTACGAAGCCATGGGCGTGGCCGCCGATGTGGCCGACAAGGCTTCATTGCAATCCGCGGTGCAAACCGCGGTTGAAGCCTACGGCGGTTTGGATATTCTGTGTGCCAATGCCGGGATTTTCCCGTCCGCCAGTTTGGAAGAAATGACCGAAGAGGATTGGGATACGGTGATGAACACCAACCTGAAAGGGACATTGTTCAGTGTGCAAACCTGTTTGCCGGAATTGAAGAAGTCCGGGGCCGGACGGGTGGTGATTACGTCGTCGATTACCGGGCCGATTACCGGATTCCCCGGCTGGAGCCATTATGGCGCCTCCAAAGCCGGGCAGCTCGGGTTTATTCGCACCGCCGCCATCGAATTGGCGAAATACGGTATCACCGTGAATGCCGTCATGCCGGGCAATATTTTGACCGAAGGCCTGGAAGACATGGGCGACGATTACCTGACACAAATGGCTTCCTCGATTCCGCTGAAACGTTTGGGGTCGGTTGAAGACATTGCCAATGCCATGTTGTATTTCGCGTCGGAAGAAGCGGGTTACGTCACCGGGCAAACCATCGTCGTCGACGGCGGACAAGTGTTGCCGGAATCTCTGGAAGCGGTCGGTTAA
- a CDS encoding phosphotransferase enzyme family protein — translation MFEQMSYDAQLAYLQGVAEKALQKWALPEPTGLKLLSLSENATYRVDLPDRNPLILRVHRTDYHSRDGIQTELDWMKALQEDAGIQTPQSIDGRDGSAIQEVVSEALDEVRYVTLFHFIDGEEPDESDLIEPFKKLGEVTGKMHNHARGWTLPSYFDRLVWDYDGCIGDTPNWGDWRKGPGLKPEDVGTLEAVSDLIKQRLAAFGQSPQRFGLIHSDIRLANLLICGDDTRVIDFDDCGLGWFLYDLASAVSFIETNPGLDKVIDAWVEGYRRSASFSEEEEREIPTFIMMRRLTLFAWLGSHPTADLAQELGDSFAQGTVELGNAYLAQFQS, via the coding sequence ATGTTTGAACAAATGAGTTATGACGCGCAACTGGCCTATCTGCAAGGCGTTGCGGAAAAAGCGTTGCAAAAGTGGGCATTGCCCGAACCGACGGGTTTGAAGCTGTTGAGTTTGTCGGAAAACGCCACCTACCGTGTCGACTTACCGGATCGGAATCCGTTGATCTTGCGGGTACACCGCACCGACTACCATTCCCGCGACGGCATACAGACCGAATTGGATTGGATGAAAGCCTTGCAGGAAGACGCTGGTATCCAAACGCCACAGTCCATCGATGGTCGTGACGGTTCCGCGATTCAGGAAGTGGTGTCGGAGGCTTTGGACGAAGTGCGTTATGTGACGTTATTTCATTTCATCGATGGTGAAGAACCGGACGAATCGGACCTAATCGAACCCTTCAAAAAATTGGGCGAAGTCACCGGCAAAATGCACAACCACGCACGCGGTTGGACGTTGCCGAGTTATTTCGACCGTTTGGTGTGGGATTACGATGGTTGCATCGGCGACACGCCCAATTGGGGTGACTGGCGAAAAGGGCCAGGCCTGAAACCGGAAGATGTCGGAACACTGGAAGCGGTCTCCGATTTGATTAAACAGCGGCTGGCCGCCTTCGGGCAATCGCCGCAACGTTTCGGTTTGATTCATTCCGATATTCGCCTGGCGAATCTGCTGATTTGCGGTGACGACACCCGGGTCATCGATTTTGACGATTGCGGGTTGGGCTGGTTTTTATATGACCTGGCATCGGCGGTCAGCTTTATCGAAACCAACCCCGGGTTGGATAAGGTGATTGACGCGTGGGTGGAAGGCTATCGACGCAGCGCATCGTTTTCCGAAGAAGAGGAACGGGAAATTCCGACCTTCATCATGATGCGGCGTTTAACCTTATTCGCCTGGTTGGGTTCGCATCCGACGGCGGATTTGGCTCAGGAATTAGGCGATTCATTCGCACAGGGTACGGTGGAGTTGGGTAACGCCTATCTGGCACAATTTCAATCATAA
- a CDS encoding amylosucrase yields MYEQISHSLLNDILNKIKPDIYEEDLRHFYTRLGANFYAIHSLFERLYGHRPDFNDQALRLVETMARQYIKRPDCLKDLDIEREKDYNWFLSQKWVGMAMYAHGFAGDLNGMQTHLPYFQELGVNMVHIMPIMRCPEGESDGGYAVSDFREIDERAGTLDDLTTLSGEMRDRDMLLALDVVLNHTSDEHEWAQKARAGDAKYQDYYYTFESRNIPDMFEQSMPEVFPETSPGNFTWDEEMQRWVMTVFNDYQWDLNYSNPAVFIEMLDVILFWANQGADILRLDAVAFLWKKIGSTCQNEHEAHLILQLLKDCCQVTAPGVLFIAEAIVAPVEVTKYFGEDAVIAKECEIAYNATFMALMWDAVATKNAKLLNQGIKSLPVKLERATWLNYVRCHDDIGLGFDDKDIIRAGYEPHSHRRFLIDYLIGKFDNSHARGLPFAANAKTGDARISGSLASLVGLQYALETGDIEALDNAIKLIILMHSMIFSFGGMPLLYYGDEIGTLNDDSYLSDPNKMDDNRWVHRPSINWEKAERRNTPGAVEYEIFSAIKKLIAVRKDIHVFADFNNRELIDVANPNLFVINRFDPHKYTDRVLVVANFNGKPQNLKMEEVAGWGTYSEGQLIDLVTRHKPEIFNNTLVIPGFSFYWLYEM; encoded by the coding sequence ATGTACGAGCAAATCTCACATTCGCTGCTGAACGATATCCTCAATAAAATCAAACCGGATATCTACGAAGAAGACCTGCGGCATTTCTACACCCGACTGGGCGCAAACTTCTACGCCATTCATTCCTTATTCGAACGCTTGTACGGCCACCGGCCAGACTTCAACGACCAGGCGCTGCGTCTCGTGGAAACCATGGCACGCCAATACATCAAGCGTCCCGATTGTCTGAAAGACCTCGATATCGAACGTGAAAAGGACTACAACTGGTTCCTCAGCCAAAAATGGGTCGGCATGGCCATGTACGCGCACGGTTTCGCCGGCGACCTCAACGGCATGCAAACCCACCTGCCGTATTTTCAGGAGCTCGGCGTGAACATGGTGCACATCATGCCGATCATGCGCTGCCCGGAAGGCGAAAGCGACGGCGGCTATGCGGTCAGCGATTTCCGTGAAATCGACGAACGCGCCGGCACACTGGACGACCTCACCACTCTGTCCGGTGAAATGCGCGACCGCGACATGCTGCTGGCGTTGGACGTGGTCTTGAACCACACCTCCGACGAACACGAATGGGCCCAGAAAGCCCGTGCCGGTGACGCCAAATATCAGGACTACTACTACACCTTCGAGTCACGCAATATCCCGGATATGTTCGAGCAAAGCATGCCGGAAGTCTTTCCGGAAACCTCGCCCGGCAATTTCACTTGGGACGAGGAAATGCAACGCTGGGTGATGACGGTTTTCAACGACTATCAGTGGGATTTGAATTACAGTAACCCGGCCGTGTTCATCGAGATGCTCGATGTCATTCTGTTCTGGGCCAACCAGGGCGCGGACATTCTGCGTCTCGATGCCGTGGCTTTCCTTTGGAAGAAAATCGGCAGCACCTGCCAGAATGAACACGAAGCCCATTTGATTCTGCAACTGTTGAAAGACTGCTGCCAGGTCACGGCACCGGGCGTGTTGTTCATTGCCGAAGCCATCGTCGCGCCGGTGGAAGTCACCAAATACTTCGGTGAAGACGCCGTCATCGCCAAAGAGTGCGAAATCGCCTACAACGCCACCTTTATGGCGCTGATGTGGGATGCCGTCGCCACCAAAAACGCCAAACTGCTCAATCAAGGCATCAAGAGCCTGCCGGTCAAGCTGGAAAGAGCCACCTGGCTGAATTACGTGCGCTGCCACGATGACATCGGCCTCGGGTTTGACGACAAAGACATCATCCGCGCCGGATACGAACCGCATTCGCACCGCCGTTTCCTCATAGACTATCTGATCGGGAAATTCGACAACTCCCACGCCCGCGGCTTACCGTTTGCGGCCAATGCTAAAACCGGCGACGCCCGCATTTCCGGTTCACTCGCCTCCTTGGTCGGGCTGCAATACGCGCTGGAAACCGGCGATATCGAAGCCCTAGACAACGCCATCAAACTGATTATTCTGATGCACAGCATGATTTTCTCGTTCGGCGGGATGCCGCTGCTGTATTACGGCGATGAAATCGGCACCCTCAACGACGACTCCTATTTGTCCGACCCGAATAAAATGGATGATAACCGTTGGGTGCATCGTCCCTCCATCAACTGGGAAAAGGCCGAACGACGCAATACACCGGGTGCGGTCGAATACGAAATTTTCAGCGCCATCAAAAAATTGATTGCCGTGCGTAAAGACATCCACGTCTTTGCCGATTTCAACAACCGTGAATTGATTGACGTCGCAAATCCGAATCTGTTCGTCATCAACCGCTTCGACCCGCATAAATACACCGACCGGGTCTTGGTGGTGGCCAATTTCAACGGCAAACCGCAAAACCTGAAGATGGAGGAAGTCGCAGGTTGGGGCACCTATTCCGAAGGCCAGTTGATTGACCTGGTGACACGCCATAAACCGGAAATCTTCAACAACACCCTGGTCATTCCCGGTTTCAGTTTCTATTGGTTATACGAGATGTAA
- a CDS encoding ABC transporter permease, producing the protein MSAMYQSRFTSANQKLMRWWTVIVILFLYMPMLAVVLASFSKIKFFMFPVKIWSTKWYESVFNSLSIREYVFTSLSIAAVVTVISVVMAIFGALAFARYDWKGRSIYQKMILLPIFFPQAVLGLAILLWTSSLGITPTWHTAIFAHLVWIVPIVTLVIAIQVYGFDPSVEEAAYDLGASRVQVFKEITLPILWPGIFSGALFAFLLSWGNFPLSTYTTGADQTAPEWLYAKMVAGYTPQVPALGSLTVLMAAIILFGSYWLGMHFKKKKQRAKT; encoded by the coding sequence ATGTCAGCCATGTATCAAAGTCGATTCACCTCCGCCAACCAGAAGCTGATGCGCTGGTGGACGGTGATTGTCATTTTGTTCCTGTATATGCCGATGCTGGCCGTGGTGTTGGCGTCTTTCTCGAAGATCAAATTTTTCATGTTCCCGGTGAAGATTTGGTCGACCAAATGGTATGAATCGGTCTTCAATTCCTTGTCGATTCGGGAGTATGTTTTCACTTCTTTGAGTATCGCCGCCGTGGTCACCGTGATTTCGGTGGTGATGGCCATTTTCGGTGCGCTGGCGTTTGCACGTTATGACTGGAAAGGGCGCAGCATCTATCAAAAAATGATTCTGTTGCCGATTTTCTTTCCGCAGGCGGTGTTGGGCTTGGCGATTCTGTTGTGGACGTCCTCATTAGGCATTACGCCGACCTGGCACACCGCGATTTTCGCGCACCTGGTGTGGATTGTCCCGATCGTCACGCTGGTCATCGCCATTCAGGTGTACGGTTTCGACCCGTCGGTGGAGGAAGCCGCTTATGACCTGGGCGCATCCCGTGTGCAGGTCTTCAAGGAAATCACTTTGCCGATTCTGTGGCCGGGCATCTTCTCCGGTGCCTTGTTCGCTTTCTTATTGTCCTGGGGCAATTTCCCGCTGTCCACCTACACCACCGGGGCCGACCAAACCGCGCCGGAATGGCTCTACGCCAAAATGGTGGCCGGTTATACCCCGCAGGTTCCGGCATTGGGATCGCTGACCGTGTTGATGGCAGCAATCATTCTGTTCGGCAGTTATTGGCTGGGCATGCATTTTAAAAAGAAAAAACAACGAGCAAAGACGTGA